In Nocardioides sp. JQ2195, a genomic segment contains:
- a CDS encoding helix-turn-helix domain-containing protein, producing the protein MSQPDLRSLAELIIADRPVSDDQLRAAAAGLDDDTTRTLIAARGRLDRLRARDRELSALMSSIRELVEVRDVQPLLQKLVDRAHELMGTDVTYLSEYDAETDELFVRANRGAVSANMRELRVPAGVGLASKVVQTRSAQWTAEYDVANFPRDSEVSAAVRAEHMSSILGVPLISSDRVLGVLFAADRSTHGFSADQIALLTAFANHGAVILQTARLLEAERTAATTAATASAEAERRATAMEASAAFHEELTRLVLGGEGSSAIVESLARALGRDVAIADRDLHHLAGTGHDWWTEGRLHPEILAAVDESRRTARWVALPSGEPDADSAGASNGESAGESAGESARESADHPEDLPAGVVAAMAGPSLLGVLIVAGADDFDDVEHRTIERAAQIHALVTMQRDAVADAEERVRGEFVSDLVSGRADWSTLQQRAQQRGVVLEGRWLPVYVDDWDQQRWSLIRSLAAMDPQWLVAQHGTGVLALVRADEEPQALADRVAQRLASRAESSRSGLVVVGDARSMPDIPHEVESVTALAATLPGIGVTTGAVTAQEYAPYLVLFGGEAHRAHGFITGQLAPLVEWDAAHGTSLVETLGAYLDQHASVTRAATALFVHPNTVKQRLERIGSLLGDDWRSPERQFRLAIALRLHGLQS; encoded by the coding sequence ATGAGTCAGCCTGATCTGCGGTCCCTGGCCGAGCTGATCATCGCCGACCGGCCGGTCTCCGACGATCAGCTGCGCGCGGCTGCCGCCGGGCTCGACGACGACACCACTCGCACCCTGATCGCGGCCCGCGGACGGCTCGACCGACTCCGTGCCCGCGACCGCGAGCTGTCCGCCCTGATGTCGAGCATCCGCGAGCTGGTCGAGGTCCGCGACGTCCAGCCCCTGCTGCAGAAGCTGGTGGACCGGGCCCACGAGCTGATGGGAACCGACGTCACCTACCTCTCGGAGTACGACGCCGAGACCGACGAGCTCTTCGTCCGGGCCAACCGTGGCGCGGTCTCCGCCAACATGCGCGAGTTGCGCGTCCCTGCCGGAGTCGGGCTGGCCAGCAAGGTCGTGCAGACCCGCAGCGCGCAGTGGACCGCGGAGTACGACGTCGCCAACTTCCCGCGGGACTCCGAGGTCTCGGCGGCGGTCCGGGCCGAGCACATGAGCTCGATCCTCGGGGTGCCACTGATCTCCTCCGACCGCGTGCTCGGCGTGCTCTTCGCCGCCGACCGCTCCACCCACGGCTTCAGCGCCGACCAGATCGCCCTGCTCACCGCGTTCGCCAACCACGGCGCGGTGATCCTCCAGACCGCGCGACTGCTCGAGGCCGAGCGCACCGCCGCCACGACCGCGGCCACGGCCAGCGCCGAGGCGGAGCGCCGCGCGACCGCGATGGAGGCCTCGGCGGCCTTCCACGAGGAGCTGACCCGACTGGTCCTCGGCGGGGAGGGATCCTCGGCGATCGTGGAGTCCTTGGCCCGCGCACTCGGGCGCGACGTCGCCATCGCCGATCGCGACCTGCACCACCTCGCCGGCACCGGGCACGACTGGTGGACCGAGGGCCGGTTGCACCCCGAGATCCTCGCCGCCGTCGACGAGAGCCGGCGTACGGCGCGCTGGGTCGCCCTCCCCAGCGGCGAGCCGGACGCCGATTCGGCCGGTGCGTCGAACGGCGAGTCGGCCGGTGAGTCGGCCGGTGAGTCGGCCCGTGAGTCGGCCGACCATCCGGAGGACCTGCCGGCCGGCGTGGTCGCGGCCATGGCCGGGCCGTCCCTGCTGGGCGTGCTGATCGTGGCCGGCGCTGATGACTTCGACGACGTGGAGCACCGCACCATCGAGCGCGCCGCGCAGATCCACGCCCTGGTCACCATGCAGCGCGACGCCGTGGCCGACGCGGAGGAGCGGGTCCGCGGCGAGTTCGTCAGCGACCTGGTCTCGGGCCGCGCCGACTGGTCCACCCTGCAGCAGCGGGCACAGCAACGCGGCGTCGTGCTCGAGGGTCGATGGCTGCCGGTCTACGTCGACGACTGGGACCAGCAGCGGTGGAGCCTGATCCGATCGCTCGCCGCGATGGACCCGCAGTGGCTGGTCGCCCAGCACGGCACCGGGGTGCTGGCGCTGGTCCGCGCCGACGAGGAGCCCCAGGCACTGGCCGACCGGGTGGCGCAGCGCCTCGCCTCCCGGGCCGAGTCATCACGGTCCGGACTGGTCGTGGTGGGCGATGCCCGCTCGATGCCCGACATCCCGCACGAGGTGGAGTCGGTGACCGCGCTGGCCGCGACGTTGCCGGGGATCGGCGTGACCACGGGAGCGGTCACCGCCCAGGAGTACGCGCCCTACCTCGTGCTCTTCGGCGGGGAGGCGCACCGAGCCCACGGGTTCATCACCGGGCAACTGGCTCCCCTGGTCGAGTGGGACGCCGCGCACGGCACCTCCCTGGTGGAGACGCTCGGTGCCTACCTCGACCAGCACGCCAGCGTGACCCGCGCCGCGACCGCCCTCTTCGTGCACCCGAACACCGTCAAGCAACGACTCGAGCGGATCGGCTCCCTCCTGGGCGACGACTGGCGGAGCCCGGAGCGCCAGTTCCGACTGGCCATCGCGCTGCGCCTGCACGGCCTCCAGTCCTGA
- a CDS encoding hydroxymethylglutaryl-CoA reductase, degradative produces MTPTLEEQHVTTSRISGFRDLSVDERRDAVAKVAGIDVAELDAFDAAGFTVDAAAHMSENVIGTFSLPVGVAANLTVNGRDVMVPMVTEEASVIAAASNGARMARTLGGFHTTSTGPIMQAQIQVVDVVDPNAARLRILEAREELMELAAKQDPKLAEVGGGVKDLIVRIVDSIDETYVVAHLVVDVRDAMGANAVNTMAEAVADRIAEIARGRVVLRILTNKADMRLARARAVLDAESLGGEQVVTDMVHAYRLAAADPYRAATHNKGIMNGISAVVLATGNDTRAVEAGAHSHAVAPDGRYTSLSTFEVDADGNIVATLELPMPVGLVGGATKTHAGARAAVAVTGVESAAELAELITAVGLAQNIAALRVLASEGVQRGHMSLHAKNIAIAVGAGPDEIGPLVAQLIAEKAFRHDRAEAVLAEIRGAG; encoded by the coding sequence TTGACCCCAACTCTTGAGGAGCAGCACGTGACCACCAGCAGGATTTCCGGTTTCCGCGACCTGAGCGTCGACGAGCGTCGTGACGCCGTTGCGAAGGTTGCCGGCATCGACGTGGCGGAGCTCGACGCGTTCGACGCCGCCGGATTCACGGTGGACGCCGCCGCCCACATGAGCGAGAACGTGATCGGCACCTTCTCCCTGCCCGTCGGGGTCGCCGCCAACCTCACGGTGAACGGGCGCGACGTGATGGTCCCGATGGTCACCGAGGAGGCCTCCGTCATCGCCGCGGCCAGCAACGGCGCCCGGATGGCCCGCACCCTGGGCGGCTTCCACACCACCAGCACCGGCCCGATCATGCAGGCGCAGATCCAGGTCGTCGACGTGGTCGACCCCAACGCCGCACGGTTGCGCATCCTGGAGGCTCGTGAGGAGCTCATGGAGCTGGCCGCCAAGCAGGACCCGAAGCTGGCCGAGGTCGGCGGCGGCGTCAAGGACCTGATCGTGCGCATCGTGGATTCGATCGACGAGACCTACGTCGTGGCGCACCTGGTCGTCGACGTCCGCGATGCCATGGGCGCCAACGCGGTCAACACGATGGCCGAGGCCGTGGCCGACCGGATCGCGGAGATCGCCCGCGGCCGGGTGGTCCTGCGCATCCTGACCAACAAGGCCGACATGCGCCTGGCCCGCGCCCGCGCGGTGCTCGACGCCGAGTCGCTCGGTGGCGAGCAGGTCGTCACCGACATGGTGCACGCCTACCGGTTGGCCGCGGCCGACCCCTACCGCGCCGCCACCCACAACAAGGGCATCATGAACGGCATCTCCGCCGTCGTGCTCGCGACCGGCAACGACACCCGCGCCGTCGAGGCCGGTGCCCACTCGCACGCGGTCGCCCCGGACGGCCGCTACACCTCGCTGTCGACCTTCGAGGTGGACGCCGACGGCAACATCGTCGCCACCCTCGAGCTGCCGATGCCCGTCGGCCTGGTCGGCGGTGCCACCAAGACCCACGCCGGCGCCCGCGCCGCGGTCGCGGTCACCGGTGTCGAGAGCGCGGCCGAGCTGGCCGAGCTGATCACCGCCGTGGGCCTGGCCCAGAACATCGCCGCCCTCCGGGTGCTGGCCAGCGAGGGCGTGCAGCGCGGTCACATGTCGCTGCACGCGAAGAACATCGCGATCGCGGTCGGTGCCGGCCCCGACGAGATCGGCCCCCTGGTCGCCCAGCTGATCGCCGAGAAGGCGTTCCGCCACGACCGCGCCGAGGCAGTCCTGGCCGAGATCCGGGGCGCCGGATGA
- a CDS encoding hydroxymethylglutaryl-CoA lyase → MTSTVDLGLPMAVPDPDVPSSVRIYEVGPRDGLQAEKVPLPVEVKAEFVRRLVGAGLTTVELTSFVSPKRIPQLADARELAALTDFTAATRHPVLVPNARGLEDALAAGVREVAVFASVTESFSQANLGASRAEVAAGQALVTKDALAAGVDVRGYLSMVFGDPWEGPVPVDAVVEAAVAMMETGVHSLSLGDTIGVATPGHVRAVIRALVDAGIDVNAIALHAHDTYGQALTNVYAALTEGVTEFDASTGGVGGCPFALSATGNLATEDLVWMLHGLGIDTGVDLGALVETSTWLAGHLGRPSPSRVVTALAPSDRSETN, encoded by the coding sequence ATGACCTCGACCGTCGACCTCGGCCTGCCGATGGCAGTCCCGGATCCCGACGTCCCCTCCTCGGTGCGCATCTATGAGGTCGGGCCGCGTGACGGGTTGCAGGCAGAGAAGGTGCCGTTGCCGGTCGAGGTGAAGGCCGAGTTCGTCCGTCGACTCGTCGGCGCCGGGCTGACCACCGTCGAGCTGACCAGCTTCGTCTCCCCGAAGCGGATCCCCCAACTGGCCGACGCCCGCGAGCTCGCTGCGCTGACCGACTTCACCGCCGCCACTCGCCACCCGGTGCTGGTGCCCAACGCCCGCGGGCTCGAGGATGCCCTGGCTGCCGGCGTACGTGAGGTCGCGGTCTTCGCTAGCGTCACCGAGTCGTTCTCGCAGGCCAACCTCGGCGCCTCCCGTGCCGAGGTGGCTGCCGGTCAGGCGCTGGTCACGAAGGACGCGCTGGCCGCCGGAGTCGACGTACGCGGCTATCTGTCGATGGTCTTCGGCGACCCGTGGGAGGGACCCGTCCCCGTCGACGCCGTGGTCGAGGCCGCGGTCGCGATGATGGAGACCGGGGTGCACAGCCTGTCCCTGGGCGACACCATCGGCGTCGCGACGCCGGGCCACGTGCGCGCCGTCATCCGGGCCCTGGTCGACGCCGGCATCGACGTCAACGCCATCGCCCTGCACGCGCACGACACCTACGGGCAGGCCCTGACCAACGTCTACGCCGCCCTGACCGAGGGCGTCACCGAGTTCGACGCGTCGACCGGCGGAGTGGGCGGCTGCCCCTTCGCCCTCAGCGCCACCGGCAACCTGGCCACCGAAGACCTCGTGTGGATGTTGCACGGACTCGGCATCGACACCGGCGTCGACCTCGGCGCCCTTGTCGAGACCAGCACCTGGCTCGCCGGCCACCTCGGCCGGCCGTCACCCTCGCGAGTGGTCACCGCCCTCGCTCCCTCTGATCGATCGGAAACGAACTGA
- a CDS encoding tripartite tricarboxylate transporter permease, with protein MIEAFLWALGMGLVGAVVFAAIGLVSGTDETAVVAPLTLLVVLLGVPAAGVFSFFLAAVVAKHITHAIPTTLLGIPGDTMAVPMLADAQQLRELGVPHIALRKAISGGVISAFIAVPFAVLFATLLSPIADEIGDAAPWIFAGAALLIAFTSKGRWAAMAALFPFVLLVVGVNMFVTQQLGHGLSISFFLGIATGPLIADLFLSMSPAGRKTLERSKPSEFDLAPDVRTWKGRMPNPLKVLDRKQLSYTSGAAVVSSATFVFSPVAMTVMMGEFAGSRIKNGYHRLTTMMSVRNGTTESTYIAETLIPLIALGLPLSPMAAGPAAPLFNAPPEYTVNTETGETHNLHDLLTTWEFLVFGLLAVAIASLVAYPFAMTNAHRAASWVMRNVSHEAIIGAFAGLILVICIYEGGLLAVLVTVTVGLIGGLMNRLLGVHSGVQFMGYYAAVLTVPAILAL; from the coding sequence ATGATCGAGGCATTCCTCTGGGCTCTCGGCATGGGCTTGGTCGGCGCCGTCGTCTTCGCCGCCATCGGTCTGGTGTCCGGCACCGACGAGACCGCCGTGGTCGCCCCGCTGACGCTGCTCGTCGTGCTCCTCGGCGTCCCCGCGGCCGGTGTGTTCAGCTTCTTCCTCGCCGCGGTGGTGGCCAAGCACATCACCCACGCCATCCCGACCACGCTGCTCGGCATCCCGGGTGACACCATGGCGGTGCCGATGCTCGCCGATGCGCAACAGCTGCGTGAGCTGGGCGTGCCCCACATCGCGCTGCGCAAGGCGATCTCCGGTGGTGTCATCTCGGCCTTCATCGCGGTGCCGTTCGCGGTGCTCTTCGCGACCCTGCTCTCCCCGATCGCCGATGAGATCGGTGATGCGGCACCGTGGATCTTCGCGGGTGCCGCCCTGCTGATCGCGTTCACGTCGAAGGGTCGTTGGGCCGCGATGGCCGCACTCTTCCCGTTCGTGCTGCTGGTCGTCGGGGTGAACATGTTCGTCACCCAGCAGCTCGGGCACGGACTGAGCATCAGCTTCTTCCTCGGCATCGCGACCGGTCCCCTGATCGCGGACCTGTTCCTGTCGATGTCGCCGGCGGGCCGCAAGACGCTCGAGCGCTCGAAGCCGTCGGAGTTCGACCTCGCCCCCGACGTGCGCACGTGGAAGGGCCGGATGCCCAACCCGCTGAAGGTCCTGGACCGCAAGCAGCTCAGCTACACCTCGGGGGCCGCAGTCGTCTCGAGTGCCACGTTCGTCTTCTCCCCCGTCGCGATGACCGTGATGATGGGCGAGTTCGCCGGGTCGCGGATCAAGAACGGCTACCACCGCCTGACCACGATGATGTCCGTGCGCAACGGCACCACGGAGTCGACGTACATCGCGGAGACGCTGATCCCGCTGATCGCCCTGGGCCTGCCGCTGTCGCCGATGGCGGCCGGTCCGGCGGCGCCGCTGTTCAACGCGCCGCCGGAATACACGGTGAACACCGAGACCGGCGAGACGCACAACCTGCACGACCTGCTGACCACGTGGGAGTTCCTGGTCTTCGGTCTGCTGGCCGTCGCCATCGCGTCACTCGTCGCCTACCCGTTCGCGATGACCAACGCCCACCGCGCGGCCTCGTGGGTCATGCGCAACGTCTCCCACGAGGCCATCATCGGAGCGTTCGCCGGGCTGATCCTGGTGATCTGCATCTATGAGGGCGGACTGCTCGCCGTGCTCGTCACGGTGACGGTCGGATTGATCGGTGGCCTGATGAACAGGCTGCTCGGGGTGCACTCGGGCGTGCAGTTCATGGGCTACTACGCCGCGGTGCTCACGGTGCCGGCGATCCTGGCACTCTGA
- a CDS encoding NUDIX hydrolase yields the protein MLLTVGAPTDNDPDHDSDPRLRVLVQRRRRSPRGLVLPGRFLRERETFAEAVAATLTEKVGLDIGDAEPRLIKMYDAPGRDGRAWTLSALHVLALPHDRLGEADGELLPLGADGRLADGRHLEFDHDDMLARAVRRMREHYETGPDPYRLLGDSFTLGQLRDLHEGVLGEPLLKDTFNRRMKQYLTEKLVKGEPVREAGTGGRPALVYKRAKDGELTDRERRRLLLPRR from the coding sequence GTGCTGCTGACTGTAGGCGCGCCCACCGACAACGACCCTGACCACGACTCCGACCCACGGCTTCGGGTGCTGGTGCAGCGCCGTCGGCGCTCCCCTCGCGGGCTCGTCCTGCCCGGCCGGTTCCTGCGGGAGCGCGAGACCTTCGCCGAGGCCGTCGCCGCCACGCTCACCGAGAAGGTCGGCCTCGACATCGGCGACGCCGAGCCCCGGCTGATCAAGATGTACGACGCCCCGGGGCGCGACGGCCGCGCCTGGACGCTGTCAGCACTGCACGTGCTCGCCCTCCCCCACGACCGGCTCGGCGAGGCCGACGGCGAGCTCCTCCCCCTCGGAGCGGACGGTCGCCTCGCCGACGGTCGACACCTCGAGTTCGACCACGACGACATGCTGGCCAGGGCGGTCCGCCGGATGCGTGAGCACTACGAGACCGGCCCGGATCCGTATCGACTGCTCGGCGACTCCTTCACCCTCGGCCAGCTGCGCGACCTGCACGAGGGCGTGCTCGGTGAGCCGCTGCTGAAGGACACCTTCAACCGCAGGATGAAGCAGTACCTCACCGAGAAGCTGGTCAAGGGCGAGCCGGTCCGCGAGGCCGGGACCGGCGGGCGTCCGGCGCTGGTCTACAAGCGCGCGAAGGACGGGGAGCTCACCGATCGCGAGCGCCGGCGGTTGCTGCTCCCCCGACGGTGA
- a CDS encoding ADP-ribosylglycohydrolase family protein, whose protein sequence is MNLSAAQVDRAVGALLGSAIGDALGAGYEFDRVRLAPGEQADMIGGGLADFAPGEWTDDTSMAIPIARVAATGADLRTDEALDAIAAGFAEWYAGHPKDVGIQTSQVLALAGRRATAASMTAAASSVHDRTGRSGGNGSLMRTAPVALAHLDDPVALVEAAKRVSALTHTDPHAGEACALWCLAIRHTVLEGRFPGKGEFRWIASQVSDAPMFWIERLHEAVDGPPSRFNPNGYVIHALQAAWSSIWHTIVPSGERQPCEHFADSLDTAIRIGNDTDTVAAIAGALLGARWGGSAIPSRWRTQLHGWPGLREADLVRFATASVRGGSWVSSPRVSYDHCPGHDALVAHPLDDGVLIGGASGVDALPDSVTAVVSLCRMGTEQVPVGLHHETFRLIDSDRADNPNLEFVIDDAARAVKRLRDEGHVVLLHCVAAQSRTPTVAARYGVLLGASVDDALKQVVAVLPTMGPKAALVDGLRQLGAD, encoded by the coding sequence GTGAATCTCTCCGCAGCACAGGTCGACCGCGCGGTCGGCGCCCTCCTCGGCAGCGCCATCGGCGACGCGCTCGGCGCGGGCTACGAGTTCGACCGGGTGCGCCTCGCACCCGGTGAGCAGGCCGACATGATCGGCGGAGGTCTCGCCGACTTCGCCCCCGGCGAGTGGACCGACGACACCTCGATGGCGATCCCGATCGCCCGGGTGGCCGCGACGGGCGCCGACCTGCGCACCGACGAGGCGCTCGACGCGATCGCCGCCGGCTTCGCCGAGTGGTATGCCGGACACCCCAAGGACGTCGGCATCCAGACCAGCCAGGTGCTCGCGCTCGCCGGCCGCAGGGCCACCGCAGCGAGCATGACGGCCGCCGCCAGCTCGGTGCACGACCGCACTGGCCGCAGCGGTGGCAACGGGTCGCTGATGCGCACGGCGCCGGTCGCCCTGGCCCACCTCGACGACCCGGTGGCGTTGGTCGAGGCAGCCAAGAGGGTGTCGGCGTTGACGCACACCGACCCACACGCAGGTGAGGCCTGCGCCCTGTGGTGCCTGGCGATTCGCCACACCGTGCTGGAGGGAAGGTTCCCCGGCAAGGGCGAGTTCCGCTGGATCGCGTCACAGGTCAGCGACGCCCCGATGTTCTGGATCGAGCGCCTGCACGAGGCCGTCGACGGCCCGCCGTCGCGCTTCAACCCCAACGGGTACGTCATCCACGCCCTGCAGGCGGCCTGGTCCTCGATCTGGCACACGATCGTTCCGTCGGGGGAGCGGCAGCCGTGTGAGCACTTCGCCGACTCGCTCGACACCGCGATCCGCATCGGCAACGACACCGACACGGTGGCCGCCATCGCCGGCGCGCTCCTCGGAGCCCGCTGGGGAGGCTCCGCGATCCCGAGCCGATGGCGCACCCAGCTGCACGGCTGGCCGGGACTGCGCGAGGCCGACCTGGTCCGTTTCGCGACCGCGTCCGTGCGCGGCGGGTCGTGGGTCTCGTCGCCTCGCGTCTCCTACGACCACTGCCCCGGTCACGATGCCCTCGTCGCGCACCCGCTCGACGACGGCGTCCTCATCGGCGGCGCGAGCGGCGTCGACGCGCTGCCCGACTCGGTGACCGCTGTGGTCAGCCTGTGCCGGATGGGCACCGAGCAGGTGCCGGTCGGGCTGCACCACGAGACGTTCCGGCTGATCGACTCCGACCGCGCCGACAACCCGAACCTCGAGTTCGTCATCGACGACGCGGCTCGCGCAGTCAAGCGGTTGCGCGATGAGGGACACGTCGTGCTCCTGCACTGCGTCGCGGCGCAGAGCCGCACGCCCACGGTGGCCGCGCGCTACGGCGTTCTCCTCGGGGCCTCGGTGGACGACGCGCTGAAGCAGGTGGTCGCGGTGCTGCCGACGATGGGGCCGAAGGCTGCCCTGGTCGACGGCCTGCGACAGCTTGGTGCCGACTGA
- a CDS encoding nuclease-related domain-containing protein, producing MAGESAREVARRQREKAARLARSAELWERGASGEEATASALETLRADGWQVWHDVAWPGRPRANIDHVVIGTGGVFVIDSKHWSGTIAMDGDVLRQNGRSRESAVHGAAEGALAITRLLGDLPATGVLCFVREERVSGWARDVMICSTATLVEMLRSRPPVLHPMAVQRFASQLDRGLRSATVQRQRVAASPDKPSRAQRSEQQRTRQVSRARRKSQTVAWPRLVFGAALIGLMLVAGPQIGAWVGGVFADSLADISTTEADVGDKLVIRGTDGKPGLEVTVTKAKAASRTGANKERPVVVRVKYENIGPERWVTPTAPQVRVQTSDNRLYRVASAEASQKSLTVPVGRATTRRVTILVPGSVELEAVQVRVGPTTLTWSVN from the coding sequence ATGGCGGGGGAGTCCGCGAGGGAAGTCGCGCGGCGTCAACGTGAGAAGGCCGCTCGCTTGGCTCGCAGTGCCGAGCTCTGGGAGCGCGGTGCGAGCGGTGAGGAAGCGACCGCTTCGGCGCTGGAGACCCTTCGTGCTGACGGTTGGCAGGTCTGGCACGACGTCGCGTGGCCGGGTCGTCCACGCGCCAACATCGACCACGTGGTCATCGGCACCGGTGGCGTGTTCGTCATCGACAGCAAGCACTGGTCCGGAACCATCGCGATGGACGGCGACGTGCTTCGTCAGAACGGACGGAGTCGTGAGTCGGCCGTCCACGGCGCGGCTGAAGGTGCCCTCGCCATCACTCGACTGCTGGGCGATCTTCCCGCCACCGGGGTGCTCTGCTTCGTCCGCGAGGAGAGGGTCAGTGGTTGGGCGCGAGACGTGATGATCTGCTCGACCGCCACGCTGGTGGAGATGCTCAGGTCGCGGCCTCCGGTGTTGCATCCGATGGCTGTTCAACGCTTTGCCTCCCAGCTGGACCGAGGTCTCCGGTCGGCGACCGTGCAGCGGCAGCGCGTCGCGGCCAGCCCTGACAAGCCGTCACGAGCTCAGAGGTCCGAACAGCAGAGGACCCGGCAGGTCTCCCGAGCCAGGAGGAAGTCGCAGACGGTGGCATGGCCACGGCTCGTCTTCGGAGCCGCCCTGATCGGGCTCATGCTTGTCGCTGGGCCGCAGATCGGAGCCTGGGTCGGCGGTGTCTTCGCCGACAGCCTTGCTGACATCTCAACGACAGAGGCAGATGTCGGCGACAAGCTCGTGATTCGTGGAACCGATGGAAAGCCTGGTCTCGAGGTCACGGTCACGAAGGCGAAGGCTGCGAGTCGCACCGGTGCGAACAAGGAGCGGCCAGTCGTCGTCCGGGTGAAGTACGAGAATATCGGGCCCGAGCGATGGGTGACACCCACAGCGCCGCAGGTTCGCGTTCAGACAAGTGACAACCGGCTCTACAGGGTTGCGTCGGCCGAGGCCAGCCAGAAGAGTCTCACGGTGCCGGTCGGTCGTGCGACGACTCGAAGGGTCACGATCCTGGTGCCCGGCTCTGTGGAGCTGGAAGCCGTTCAAGTCCGAGTCGGACCGACCACGCTCACTTGGTCAGTCAACTGA